The Ischnura elegans chromosome 1, ioIscEleg1.1, whole genome shotgun sequence genome contains a region encoding:
- the LOC124168257 gene encoding hydroxyacylglutathione hydrolase, mitochondrial isoform X1 → MLNSLVRALPNCVIQNLTAAYFKASAFRSVGFRGTHSIPSSISLADMKIRILPALQDNYMYLVVDEVSKEAACVDPVEPEKVLRAVKEEGVKLTTVLTTHHHWDHAGGNKNLVKMATGLGDACPQLCVMGGDDRIEALTKKVSHGEEFNLGSLSVRCLSTPCHTSGHICYYVSGANHPPVVFTGDTLFIAGCGRFFEGTPNQMYTALVEILGNLPDNTQVYCGHEYTIQNLKYAQHVEPANENIQDKMSWAHSKRSKEEPTVPSTIGEEKLINPFMRVLDPAVQQHAGQNEPIATMGFIRTEKDSFKAR, encoded by the exons ATGTTAAATTCTCTTGTGCGTGCGTTACCTAATTGTGTTATCCAAAATTTAACGGCAGCATATTTTAAAG CTTCAGCATTCAGATCCGTAGGATTCCGGGGTACTCACAGCATTCCATCGTCAATTTCACTCGCAGACATGAAGATAAGGATTTTGCCCGCTCTTCAGGACAATTACATGTACTTG gtcGTCGATGAAGTTTCCAAAGAGGCGGCTTGTGTAGATCCTGTCGAACCTGAGAAAGTTCTACGAGCCGTGAAGGAAGAAGGAGTTAAGCTCACCACTGTTTTGACAACACACCATCACTG GGATCATGCTGGGGGGAACAAGAATTTGGTGAAAATGGCCACAGGTTTGGGTGATGCTTGCCCTCAGCTGTGTGTGATGGGTGGTGATGACAGAATCGAGGCGCTCACTAAGAAAGTCTCACATGGAGAGGAGTTCAACCTTGGATCCCTCTCTGTCCGTTGCCTTTCCACGCCCTGCCACACATCGGGTCACATCTGTTACTATGTTTCTGGAGCAAATCATCCTCCCGTAGTGTTCACTG GTGATACTCTCTTCATTGCTGGATGTGGAAGGTTCTTTGAGGGAACTCCTAATCAAATGTACACTGCATTAGTGGAGATATTGGGAAACCTTCCTGACAATACG CAAGTGTATTGTGGTCATGAATACACAATCCAAAACCTGAAATATGCTCAGCATGTGGAACCTGCCAATGAAAATATTCAGGATAAAATGTCTTGGGCCCATTCGAAGCGAAGCAAAGAAGAACCAACAGTGCCTTCAACCATTG GGGAGGAGAAGCTGATCAACCCTTTTATGCGTGTCCTTGACCCTGCAGTGCAGCAACATGCTGGCCAGAATGAACCTATAGCCACCATGGGATTCATTCGTACCGAGAAGGACAGCTTCAAAGCTCGGTAG
- the LOC124168257 gene encoding hydroxyacylglutathione hydrolase, mitochondrial isoform X2, producing the protein MKIRILPALQDNYMYLVVDEVSKEAACVDPVEPEKVLRAVKEEGVKLTTVLTTHHHWDHAGGNKNLVKMATGLGDACPQLCVMGGDDRIEALTKKVSHGEEFNLGSLSVRCLSTPCHTSGHICYYVSGANHPPVVFTGDTLFIAGCGRFFEGTPNQMYTALVEILGNLPDNTQVYCGHEYTIQNLKYAQHVEPANENIQDKMSWAHSKRSKEEPTVPSTIGEEKLINPFMRVLDPAVQQHAGQNEPIATMGFIRTEKDSFKAR; encoded by the exons ATGAAGATAAGGATTTTGCCCGCTCTTCAGGACAATTACATGTACTTG gtcGTCGATGAAGTTTCCAAAGAGGCGGCTTGTGTAGATCCTGTCGAACCTGAGAAAGTTCTACGAGCCGTGAAGGAAGAAGGAGTTAAGCTCACCACTGTTTTGACAACACACCATCACTG GGATCATGCTGGGGGGAACAAGAATTTGGTGAAAATGGCCACAGGTTTGGGTGATGCTTGCCCTCAGCTGTGTGTGATGGGTGGTGATGACAGAATCGAGGCGCTCACTAAGAAAGTCTCACATGGAGAGGAGTTCAACCTTGGATCCCTCTCTGTCCGTTGCCTTTCCACGCCCTGCCACACATCGGGTCACATCTGTTACTATGTTTCTGGAGCAAATCATCCTCCCGTAGTGTTCACTG GTGATACTCTCTTCATTGCTGGATGTGGAAGGTTCTTTGAGGGAACTCCTAATCAAATGTACACTGCATTAGTGGAGATATTGGGAAACCTTCCTGACAATACG CAAGTGTATTGTGGTCATGAATACACAATCCAAAACCTGAAATATGCTCAGCATGTGGAACCTGCCAATGAAAATATTCAGGATAAAATGTCTTGGGCCCATTCGAAGCGAAGCAAAGAAGAACCAACAGTGCCTTCAACCATTG GGGAGGAGAAGCTGATCAACCCTTTTATGCGTGTCCTTGACCCTGCAGTGCAGCAACATGCTGGCCAGAATGAACCTATAGCCACCATGGGATTCATTCGTACCGAGAAGGACAGCTTCAAAGCTCGGTAG
- the LOC124168278 gene encoding transcription factor SOX-6: MCIVTSGKRHKSSCLDTIFSNVMSDETEDEIDDVEVDPYCRKFHILLERCTAMQQDNERLVNRIQRVRKMLRRARKERKFLMARLDKHGDSWRNVPLSLHLAEEPPVLIPQTHKNPEPNKLSPQVKASSSTSSTVNSEKTPRGKGGTGGGTPSSSKRKNKDGKDRDPSAPKRPANPYFQFCQEQRPLVSEQYTNIGSGQEADLSKQELTKLLASRWNSLTNDDKKVYYDKYEKQKEKYSADMQMYSSRPKFSHFPADDSSS, encoded by the exons ATGTGCATTGTAACATCAGGAAAACGACATAAATCTAGTTGCCTGGACACAATATT TTCCAACGTCATGTCAGATGAAACAGAAGATGAAATAGATGATGTAGAAGTGGATCCATACTGTAGAAAGTTCCATATTCTATTAGAAAGGTGCACCGCAATGCAACAG GACAACGAGAGACTGGTCAATCGCATTCAAAGAGTACGGAAGATGCTTCGAAGAGCCCGGAAAGAAAGAAA GTTTTTGATGGCGCGGTTGGATAAGCATGGAGATAGTTGGAGAAATGTTCCCCTTTCGCTCCATCTTGCAGAAGAGCCTCCAGTTTTGATTCCTCAGACACACAAGAATCCAGAGCCGAACAAATTAAGTCCTCAGGTTAAG GCCTCTAGTTCAACCTCCTCCACTGTAAATTCGGAAAAAACTCCCAGAGGGAAGGGTGGTACTGGTGGAGGCACTCCTAGTTCCtctaagaggaaaaataaagatgGAAAAGACAGGGATCCAAGTGCTCCTAAACGGCCTGCTAACCCGTATTTCCAGTTTTGCCAGGAGCAGAGACCACTGGTATCCGAGCAGTATACGAATATTGGAAGTGGTCAAGAGGCAGATTTAAGCAAGCAAGAACTAACAAAGTTATTGGCCAGCCGATGGAATAGTCTCACCAATGATGATAAGAAG GTTTACTATGATAAATATGAGAAGCAGAAAGAAAAGTATTCTGCTGACATGCAGATGTACAGCTCTCGAcctaaattttcacattttccagCGGATGATTCTTCGAGCTGA